The Echinicola rosea genome has a segment encoding these proteins:
- the nrfD gene encoding NrfD/PsrC family molybdoenzyme membrane anchor subunit — protein MQVTSSVREPLVTGGKTYKDVTHDVARQVEGKPTIGWMLGLAVSIGVLLLGSIAVGATVWEGIGMWGLNKTVGWAWDITNFVWWVGIGHAGTLISAVLLLFRQKWRTSINRAAEAMTIFAVICAAMFPVLHMGRPWLGAYWALPLPNVFGSLWVNFNSPLLWDVFAISTYFSVSLVFWYIGLIPDFATIRDRATGLRKIIYGALSFGWTGAAKIWMRYEAVSLILAGLATPLVLSVHTIVSFDFATSVIPGWHTTIFPPYFVAGAIFSGFAMVLTLMLITRKLFKLEDYITMVHIELMNIVIIITGSIVGIAYITEFFIAWYSGVEAEQYAFINRAFGPYWWAYWSMMTCNVISPQLFWFKKIRTSIVFTFALSIVVNIGMWFERFVIIVTSLHRDFLPSSWAMFYPTWADVGVYLFTFGLFFTLFLLFAKFFPVINMAEVKSVLKSSSEKVNK, from the coding sequence ATGCAGGTTACTTCATCCGTACGCGAGCCGTTAGTTACGGGCGGTAAAACATACAAAGACGTCACCCATGACGTGGCTAGACAAGTGGAAGGCAAGCCAACCATCGGCTGGATGCTTGGTCTGGCAGTATCCATTGGGGTACTGTTATTGGGCAGTATTGCCGTGGGTGCCACGGTCTGGGAAGGTATAGGCATGTGGGGACTGAACAAGACCGTAGGTTGGGCATGGGATATCACCAACTTCGTGTGGTGGGTAGGTATCGGTCACGCCGGTACATTGATTTCGGCGGTATTGTTGCTATTCAGACAGAAGTGGAGAACTTCCATTAACCGGGCTGCAGAAGCGATGACTATTTTTGCCGTGATTTGTGCGGCGATGTTTCCCGTACTGCACATGGGCCGACCTTGGCTTGGAGCGTATTGGGCACTTCCGCTGCCAAACGTTTTTGGATCACTTTGGGTAAACTTTAACTCCCCATTGCTTTGGGACGTGTTTGCGATCTCAACTTATTTTTCGGTGTCACTCGTATTCTGGTACATTGGGTTGATTCCTGATTTTGCCACCATACGTGACAGGGCTACAGGCTTGAGAAAAATAATATACGGAGCATTGAGTTTCGGATGGACGGGAGCTGCAAAAATCTGGATGAGGTATGAAGCTGTTTCGTTGATCCTTGCCGGTTTGGCTACACCATTGGTACTTTCGGTACACACCATTGTATCTTTTGACTTTGCGACATCGGTAATTCCAGGATGGCACACCACGATCTTCCCTCCTTACTTCGTAGCAGGGGCCATTTTCTCAGGTTTTGCCATGGTGCTTACCTTGATGTTGATCACCAGAAAGTTATTTAAACTGGAGGATTACATTACAATGGTGCACATCGAGTTGATGAACATTGTTATTATCATCACTGGATCCATTGTAGGTATCGCCTATATCACGGAATTCTTTATCGCATGGTATTCTGGCGTAGAAGCTGAACAATATGCTTTTATCAACCGTGCTTTTGGACCATACTGGTGGGCATACTGGTCGATGATGACCTGTAACGTGATCTCCCCTCAGCTTTTCTGGTTCAAAAAGATCAGAACATCCATTGTGTTTACCTTTGCGCTTTCGATTGTGGTAAATATCGGGATGTGGTTTGAGCGATTTGTAATTATTGTAACCTCACTTCACAGAGACTTCCTACCGTCTTCTTGGGCGATGTTCTACCCTACTTGGGCCGATGTTGGAGTTTACCTGTTCACATTTGGTTTATTCTTTACACTCTTCTTGTTGTTTGCGAAATTTTTCCCAGTAATCAACATGGCAGAGGTGAAATCTGTACTGAAGTCTTCATCTGAAAAAGTAAATAAATAA
- a CDS encoding c-type cytochrome: protein MSIKRSLLSVPFRFCNMALIFSFLLLGINAFAADPEVSDSEEAIKAGESLFNANCKTCHKLDQKFTGPALRGVSDRRDIAWIQEFVKNSQKVIQSGDAAATKLFAEFNNTVMPAHPFLSDEDVMSLLSYIEYGGQEEAAPAEGGADGAAAGAASSGVPSEYLTIILAVLVVVLLLILIVLGLIVSVLTKYLNKQPLEEEDKEFINQKTDFKKVLKSDAFIIIVTAIVVALVAKTAIDGLYSVGVQQGYQPTQPIAFSHKLHAGDKEIPCQYCHTGVEIGRSANIPSPNICMNCHMHVQNVAGKEGVSPEIQKIYDAVDNNQPIEWVRVHNLPDLAYFNHSQHVKVGGIECQTCHGPIEEMEVVRQHSALTMGWCIDCHRKTDIKTAGNEYYDKLVQLHAESKDALKVKDIGGLECAKCHY, encoded by the coding sequence ATGTCAATCAAACGCTCGTTATTAAGTGTTCCCTTCAGATTTTGCAACATGGCGTTGATTTTTTCCTTTTTGTTATTAGGAATTAATGCTTTTGCTGCTGACCCTGAAGTTTCTGATAGTGAAGAAGCCATTAAGGCTGGTGAGTCACTATTTAACGCCAACTGTAAGACCTGTCACAAGCTAGATCAGAAATTTACCGGCCCAGCGCTACGAGGGGTTAGTGACCGAAGAGACATAGCCTGGATTCAGGAGTTTGTAAAGAATTCTCAAAAAGTGATCCAAAGTGGTGATGCCGCGGCGACGAAGCTTTTTGCTGAGTTTAATAACACGGTGATGCCAGCTCACCCATTCTTGAGTGATGAGGATGTGATGAGTTTGCTTTCCTACATTGAGTATGGAGGTCAGGAAGAAGCTGCTCCAGCTGAAGGTGGAGCGGATGGTGCTGCTGCCGGCGCAGCCAGTAGTGGAGTGCCTAGCGAATACCTCACCATTATTTTAGCGGTTTTGGTAGTGGTGCTGTTGTTGATCCTGATCGTATTGGGATTGATCGTTTCGGTATTGACCAAATATTTGAACAAGCAACCTTTAGAAGAGGAAGATAAGGAGTTCATCAACCAAAAGACGGATTTTAAGAAGGTACTTAAGAGTGATGCCTTTATCATTATCGTCACGGCTATTGTGGTTGCTTTGGTAGCCAAAACGGCAATTGATGGATTATATTCAGTAGGTGTACAGCAGGGCTATCAGCCTACTCAGCCAATTGCTTTTTCCCACAAATTGCACGCAGGTGATAAGGAGATCCCTTGTCAATACTGTCACACAGGAGTGGAGATCGGCAGATCTGCCAACATCCCTTCTCCAAACATCTGTATGAACTGCCATATGCACGTACAAAACGTAGCAGGCAAGGAAGGGGTTTCTCCTGAGATTCAGAAAATTTACGACGCAGTAGATAATAATCAGCCTATAGAGTGGGTAAGGGTACATAACCTACCTGATCTGGCATACTTTAACCACTCTCAGCACGTGAAAGTGGGCGGTATTGAATGTCAGACTTGTCACGGTCCTATTGAGGAGATGGAAGTAGTGCGCCAGCACAGTGCCCTGACCATGGGGTGGTGTATTGACTGTCACAGAAAGACAGACATCAAGACTGCTGGTAATGAGTACTATGACAAGTTGGTACAGCTGCACGCAGAATCCAAGGATGCGCTGAAAGTAAAAGACATCGGCGGTCTGGAGTGTGCTAAGTGCCACTATTAA
- the rpsA gene encoding 30S ribosomal protein S1 — protein sequence MSNNEDFNWDKFETKGFGEGYTSAERAEMEKLYDETLTEISEKEVIKGTVVGINDKDVIINIGFKSDGLVPRTEFRDLPDLKIGDEVELFIEEQENSLGQLVLSRKKAKMVRAWQDIEDALEFDNVIEGLVKRRTKGGLIVDIYGVEAFLPGSQIDVKPIRDFDVYVGKKMEVKVVKINHANDNVVVSHKVLIEKDLEKQKAEILNNLEKGQVLEGVIKNMTNFGVFIDLGGVDGLLHITDISWGRINHPEEVLNLDDKVQIVVLDFDDDKKRISLGMKQLTAHPWDSLSAELEVGSKVKGKIVNVADYGAFLELAPGVEGLIHVSEMSWSQHLRNPADFVKVGDEIEAVVLTLDKEDRKMSLGIKQLTEDPWTKQDMVTKYAVGTKHKGVVRNLTNFGLFLELEEGIDGLVHVSDLSWTKKIKHPSEYVKVNDELEVIVLELDVDNRRLALGHKQLEENPWDTFEGVFPVGSTHKCTVVSKNDKGAVLELPYGLEGFATIKNLDKEDGSQVEVGDAVDFVVTEFSKDDKRIVLSHTATFREDAMPSKQPAKKTTSAPKKKPTGGDAQEKSTLGDLDALSALKEKMEGGDKK from the coding sequence ATGTCTAATAACGAAGATTTTAACTGGGACAAGTTCGAAACCAAAGGTTTTGGTGAAGGCTACACTTCTGCAGAGAGAGCAGAGATGGAAAAGCTGTACGACGAGACTTTGACCGAAATCAGCGAAAAGGAAGTTATCAAAGGTACTGTAGTAGGTATCAACGACAAGGATGTTATCATCAATATCGGATTCAAGTCTGATGGTCTAGTGCCAAGAACTGAGTTCCGTGACCTTCCTGACTTGAAAATCGGTGATGAAGTAGAACTTTTCATTGAAGAGCAAGAGAATTCATTGGGTCAATTGGTTCTTTCTAGAAAGAAAGCCAAGATGGTACGTGCATGGCAGGACATCGAAGATGCGCTTGAATTTGACAATGTGATCGAAGGTCTTGTAAAGAGAAGGACAAAAGGTGGTCTTATCGTGGATATCTACGGTGTTGAAGCCTTCTTGCCAGGTTCTCAGATTGACGTGAAGCCTATCAGGGACTTTGATGTCTATGTAGGTAAGAAAATGGAAGTGAAAGTGGTTAAGATCAACCACGCTAACGATAACGTAGTAGTTTCTCACAAAGTACTGATCGAAAAAGATCTGGAGAAGCAAAAAGCAGAGATCCTGAACAACCTGGAAAAAGGTCAGGTACTGGAAGGTGTGATCAAGAACATGACCAACTTCGGTGTATTCATCGACCTTGGTGGTGTGGATGGCCTACTTCACATTACGGACATTTCTTGGGGACGTATCAATCATCCAGAAGAAGTGCTTAATCTTGACGACAAAGTTCAGATTGTGGTACTTGACTTTGACGATGACAAGAAACGTATCTCCTTGGGTATGAAGCAGCTTACTGCTCATCCTTGGGATTCTCTTTCTGCTGAGCTTGAAGTGGGCTCTAAAGTGAAAGGCAAAATCGTAAACGTGGCTGACTACGGTGCATTCCTTGAGCTTGCTCCTGGTGTGGAAGGACTTATCCACGTATCTGAAATGTCTTGGTCTCAGCACTTGAGAAACCCTGCTGACTTTGTGAAAGTAGGAGACGAAATCGAAGCTGTAGTACTTACCTTGGACAAAGAAGATCGTAAGATGTCTCTTGGTATCAAACAACTTACTGAAGATCCATGGACCAAGCAGGACATGGTAACGAAGTATGCTGTTGGTACGAAGCACAAAGGTGTCGTTAGAAATTTGACCAACTTCGGCCTGTTCCTAGAACTGGAAGAAGGTATCGATGGGCTAGTGCACGTATCTGATCTTTCTTGGACCAAGAAAATCAAGCACCCGTCTGAGTACGTGAAAGTAAATGACGAGCTTGAAGTGATTGTTCTTGAACTTGACGTGGACAACAGGAGATTGGCTCTAGGCCATAAGCAACTTGAAGAGAATCCTTGGGATACTTTTGAAGGTGTGTTCCCTGTGGGATCTACCCATAAGTGTACTGTAGTGTCTAAAAACGACAAAGGTGCTGTCCTTGAACTTCCTTACGGACTTGAAGGATTCGCGACCATCAAGAATCTTGACAAAGAAGACGGTTCACAAGTAGAAGTAGGTGACGCGGTTGATTTCGTGGTGACTGAATTCTCTAAAGATGACAAGCGAATTGTACTTTCTCACACGGCTACCTTCAGAGAGGATGCGATGCCTTCTAAGCAACCAGCTAAGAAGACTACTTCCGCTCCTAAGAAGAAGCCTACTGGTGGAGATGCACAAGAAAAATCTACCTTAGGTGATTTGGATGCACTTTCTGCATTGAAGGAGAAAATGGAAGGTGGAGACAAGAAATAA
- a CDS encoding DUF72 domain-containing protein translates to MKFGSVEDPSSIDFTLPPDHPETSRILQKHKSDDPFEVYVGCAKWNRADLKGFYPRGTKDELTYYSTQFNSIELNATFYSSPSIEQVKTWANKTPEGFKFFPKIPNTVSHFKRLINVQEPVMAFGDAIANFEDRLGMAFLQMHNNFKPKDFDRVEKFMEAFPPEIPLALELRNEEWFADEEILDNYCKLLVENDRTNIIVDTAGRRDMLHMRLTSDAAFIRYVGANADSDYSRLDDWLERIIEWRKLGLKKLYFFVHQNIEKESPLLSAYFIKKLNKQFDLDLKIPNE, encoded by the coding sequence ATGAAGTTTGGAAGTGTAGAAGATCCTTCGTCGATTGATTTCACCTTACCACCCGATCATCCCGAAACCAGTAGAATCCTTCAAAAACATAAATCCGACGATCCATTTGAAGTATATGTAGGCTGCGCAAAATGGAACCGGGCAGATCTAAAAGGGTTTTATCCAAGAGGAACCAAAGACGAACTCACGTATTACTCGACACAGTTTAACTCCATCGAGCTTAATGCGACCTTCTACAGCTCTCCTAGCATAGAACAAGTGAAAACCTGGGCGAACAAAACTCCTGAAGGGTTTAAATTCTTTCCGAAAATCCCCAATACAGTCAGCCATTTTAAACGCCTGATCAACGTACAAGAACCTGTAATGGCTTTTGGCGATGCCATTGCCAATTTTGAAGATCGCCTGGGCATGGCCTTTCTTCAGATGCACAACAACTTCAAACCGAAGGATTTTGACCGTGTGGAGAAGTTTATGGAAGCCTTTCCCCCAGAAATCCCTCTCGCTCTTGAGCTACGCAATGAAGAGTGGTTTGCCGACGAAGAGATACTGGACAACTACTGTAAGCTACTCGTAGAAAACGACCGTACCAACATTATCGTGGACACAGCTGGAAGGAGAGACATGCTCCATATGCGGCTGACCAGTGATGCCGCATTTATCCGATATGTTGGGGCCAATGCCGATAGTGATTACTCCAGACTCGATGATTGGCTGGAACGAATCATCGAGTGGAGAAAACTAGGCCTTAAAAAACTCTACTTTTTTGTCCATCAAAACATCGAAAAAGAATCCCCGTTGCTTTCTGCCTACTTTATCAAAAAGCTAAACAAGCAGTTCGATCTTGACCTGAAAATTCCAAACGAATAA
- a CDS encoding TAT-variant-translocated molybdopterin oxidoreductase yields the protein MKENKKKYWKGLEQLTNDPEFVKNADKEFPEYLPIGGQQEGGASRRDFLKMMGFSLAAASLAACEAPVRKAIPYVNKPVDVNPSIPNYYASTFFGGGEYASVVVKTREGRPIKVDGNKLSPVTKGGTSSIVEASVLSLYDKERLTSPYKNGEKSDWATIDKEVAAKLKAAGNVKVVTNTIMSPSSEKALNALTDAIGGAEIITYDSSSAYGIVKANQTYYGTSVLPNYSFDKADVIVSFGADFLGTWIAPIEYSKQYAQGRKISKEHPEMSRHYQFESNLSLAGANADYRTPIRASQSGLAVLALYNLLAKKAGAPAVKAASVEIAHLSKAANELWANRGKSLVVSGSNDPNVQVVINAINDLLGNNNNTISYTKSVNFKQGNDAAIAQFTKDLSAGRVGGVLFYNCNPVYDTPQGEALGQAIAKAKVSVATNGTMDETASLVQYIAPDHHYLESWNDFNPKAGEYSLSQPAISPLFDTRQAQESFLTWAGVATNYYDFLQDNWKELFAGQSEVSTFPEFWDRALYNGFYSTPLASETAELTPIGDVSSAAAAIAKNYAASNSGAELVMYQKIGIGDGTYANNPWLQEMSDPISKATWDNYLTVSQKWANENGLKMVEGATQKAKITVNGKSLIVPVLIQPGQADGTIGLALGYGRTKAGRVANGVGVNAYQLLDVSKGFVNNEITSGVSIELTGDSYRIAQTQTHQTYMDRGNVIQEATLPEYKEDASAGREMPKIYKDGEFVKPSKISLWNGHKYSQHHWGLAIDMNSCVGCGACTVACQVENNVAVVGKEEVLNRREMAWIRIDRYYSSDAEAGDLEGLEKASDNPEVTFQPMMCQHCNNAPCETVCPVAATTHSSEGLNQMTYNRCIGTRYCANNCPYKVRRFNWFKYHDNKDFAQVNVAQNDDLGKMVLNPDVTVRARGVMEKCSMCVQRIQAGKLAAKRENRKVKDGDINVACAVACSTDALVFGDLNDPNSKVSQMLKIEENTTSAVKEVNEERAYHVLEEINVSPNIWYFTKIRNKDKNEA from the coding sequence ATGAAAGAAAATAAAAAGAAATACTGGAAGGGATTAGAACAGTTGACAAACGATCCGGAATTTGTGAAGAATGCAGATAAGGAGTTTCCTGAGTACCTTCCAATCGGCGGACAACAAGAAGGGGGCGCATCCAGAAGAGATTTCCTTAAGATGATGGGTTTCAGTTTAGCAGCAGCTTCATTGGCTGCTTGTGAGGCTCCTGTCAGAAAGGCCATTCCATATGTGAACAAGCCTGTGGATGTCAATCCATCAATTCCAAACTACTACGCATCTACTTTCTTTGGAGGTGGGGAATATGCATCAGTAGTAGTGAAAACCAGAGAAGGTAGGCCTATTAAAGTAGATGGGAACAAACTTTCTCCAGTAACTAAAGGTGGTACCAGCTCTATCGTAGAGGCCTCAGTACTGTCACTGTATGACAAAGAAAGATTAACAAGCCCTTATAAGAATGGTGAAAAATCCGATTGGGCTACTATTGATAAAGAAGTAGCGGCCAAGCTTAAGGCGGCAGGAAACGTAAAAGTGGTGACCAATACCATTATGTCTCCTTCTTCCGAAAAAGCATTGAATGCCCTTACTGATGCCATTGGTGGTGCTGAAATCATTACTTATGACTCGTCATCAGCTTACGGGATCGTAAAGGCTAACCAAACCTATTATGGTACTTCTGTATTGCCCAATTATAGCTTCGACAAAGCCGATGTGATCGTCAGCTTCGGGGCTGATTTCTTGGGGACTTGGATTGCTCCCATCGAGTATTCCAAACAATATGCCCAAGGAAGAAAGATAAGCAAGGAGCATCCAGAGATGTCCCGTCACTACCAATTTGAATCCAACCTGTCACTTGCCGGAGCCAATGCTGACTACAGAACGCCCATCAGGGCCTCTCAGAGTGGCTTGGCCGTATTGGCATTGTATAATTTGCTTGCCAAAAAAGCCGGAGCTCCAGCCGTAAAAGCAGCAAGTGTCGAAATCGCACATCTGTCGAAAGCGGCAAATGAACTCTGGGCAAACAGGGGGAAATCTTTGGTAGTTTCAGGATCAAATGATCCTAATGTACAAGTAGTGATCAATGCGATCAACGATCTACTTGGCAATAACAACAATACTATTAGCTACACCAAGTCGGTAAACTTCAAGCAAGGTAATGATGCGGCGATTGCCCAATTTACCAAAGACTTGTCGGCAGGTAGAGTGGGTGGTGTGCTGTTCTATAACTGTAACCCTGTGTATGATACTCCACAAGGAGAAGCATTGGGGCAGGCCATCGCGAAGGCCAAAGTATCCGTGGCCACCAACGGTACCATGGATGAAACGGCTTCATTGGTACAGTATATAGCACCAGATCATCATTATTTGGAGTCTTGGAATGACTTTAACCCTAAAGCGGGTGAGTATAGCTTGTCCCAACCAGCGATTTCTCCGCTATTCGATACACGCCAAGCTCAGGAATCATTCCTTACTTGGGCCGGTGTGGCGACCAATTACTATGATTTCCTTCAAGACAATTGGAAGGAGCTTTTTGCCGGACAGTCTGAGGTCAGTACTTTTCCGGAATTTTGGGACAGGGCCTTGTATAATGGTTTCTATTCAACACCGTTAGCCAGCGAGACGGCCGAGCTTACTCCTATAGGAGATGTCAGCAGTGCTGCTGCCGCAATTGCTAAAAACTACGCTGCGTCCAACAGTGGTGCCGAACTCGTGATGTACCAAAAAATTGGTATCGGCGACGGTACCTATGCCAATAACCCTTGGCTGCAGGAAATGTCCGATCCCATCTCTAAAGCTACTTGGGATAACTACCTGACGGTTTCCCAAAAATGGGCGAATGAAAATGGCCTTAAAATGGTAGAAGGAGCTACACAAAAGGCTAAAATCACCGTAAATGGAAAATCACTGATCGTTCCAGTGTTGATCCAGCCTGGTCAAGCAGATGGAACCATCGGTTTGGCTTTGGGATACGGTAGAACAAAAGCCGGTAGAGTGGCCAATGGAGTAGGGGTAAACGCCTACCAACTTCTAGATGTTTCCAAAGGCTTTGTCAATAATGAAATTACTTCCGGCGTAAGCATAGAGCTGACCGGAGATAGCTATAGAATTGCCCAGACACAGACCCACCAGACGTATATGGATCGTGGCAATGTGATTCAGGAAGCCACCTTGCCCGAATACAAGGAAGACGCCTCTGCGGGTAGAGAAATGCCAAAAATCTACAAGGATGGTGAATTTGTAAAACCGTCTAAGATTTCACTGTGGAACGGACATAAATATAGCCAACACCACTGGGGACTTGCGATAGACATGAACTCTTGTGTAGGTTGTGGTGCCTGTACAGTGGCTTGTCAAGTAGAGAATAACGTAGCGGTAGTAGGTAAGGAAGAGGTCTTGAACAGAAGGGAAATGGCTTGGATCCGAATCGACCGTTACTACAGCTCAGATGCGGAAGCGGGTGATTTGGAAGGGCTGGAGAAGGCTTCTGATAACCCAGAGGTGACCTTCCAGCCGATGATGTGCCAGCACTGTAACAATGCTCCTTGTGAGACAGTTTGTCCAGTAGCGGCTACCACGCACAGCTCTGAAGGGCTGAATCAAATGACTTATAACAGATGTATCGGTACACGTTATTGTGCCAATAACTGTCCTTATAAAGTAAGAAGGTTCAACTGGTTTAAATACCATGATAACAAAGATTTTGCGCAGGTCAATGTGGCGCAGAATGATGATCTAGGTAAGATGGTACTGAACCCAGACGTGACTGTACGCGCCAGGGGTGTGATGGAGAAATGCAGCATGTGTGTGCAGCGTATCCAAGCAGGTAAACTTGCTGCCAAGCGTGAAAACCGTAAGGTTAAGGATGGAGATATCAACGTAGCCTGTGCAGTAGCTTGTTCTACGGATGCCTTGGTATTTGGTGATTTAAACGATCCGAACAGCAAGGTTTCTCAGATGCTGAAAATAGAAGAGAATACTACTTCAGCAGTGAAAGAGGTAAATGAGGAAAGAGCCTATCACGTGTTAGAGGAAATCAACGTAAGCCCTAACATTTGGTACTTCACCAAGATTAGAAATAAGGACAAAAACGAAGCGTAA